Proteins from one Bacillus carboniphilus genomic window:
- a CDS encoding L,D-transpeptidase family protein, which translates to MYQHIVKPGETLWSISEDYRVPFATLVRANNISNPNMIMVGQAITIPNLPDPSHTPYSIKVSTSKRTLTLFKNNTVVKTYPIAVGRVLNQTPVGDFVIINKAPNPGGPFGTMWMSLSKKSYGIHGTNNPSSIGKAVSKGCIRMHNQHVEELARTVPIGTSVSIRP; encoded by the coding sequence ATGTATCAACATATAGTTAAGCCTGGAGAAACCCTCTGGTCTATTTCTGAAGATTATCGAGTTCCCTTTGCTACATTAGTGAGAGCGAATAATATCTCGAATCCCAATATGATAATGGTAGGTCAAGCCATTACCATTCCTAATTTACCTGACCCTAGCCATACCCCTTACTCTATAAAAGTATCAACAAGTAAGAGAACCTTGACTTTATTTAAAAATAATACCGTTGTCAAAACATATCCAATAGCAGTTGGTCGGGTTCTTAATCAAACCCCAGTTGGTGACTTTGTTATTATTAACAAAGCTCCAAATCCAGGTGGTCCCTTTGGAACCATGTGGATGTCTCTGTCCAAAAAAAGCTATGGAATTCACGGTACAAACAATCCATCTTCTATTGGTAAAGCTGTTTCAAAGGGTTGTATTCGGATGCACAACCAGCATGTAGAG
- a CDS encoding NUDIX hydrolase, translating into MGYIEDLRKIVGHRPLIFVGSVVVMADERGRILLQQRKFPKGKWGIPGGLMELRESTEDVARREVYEETGLTVKELNLINVYSGPDQFIKAENGDEFYVVTVAYYTTQFEGTFKMDRSESIKFEYFEPEQLPENIVKSHKTILKDYFKMKNNN; encoded by the coding sequence GTGGGCTATATTGAGGATTTAAGAAAGATTGTCGGGCACAGACCGCTCATTTTTGTTGGATCTGTTGTTGTGATGGCGGATGAGAGAGGTCGGATTTTATTACAACAACGGAAATTCCCAAAAGGAAAATGGGGGATACCAGGTGGTTTGATGGAACTGAGGGAATCTACAGAGGACGTTGCCAGACGTGAAGTTTATGAAGAAACAGGCTTAACTGTCAAAGAATTAAATTTAATCAATGTATACTCTGGACCCGATCAATTTATTAAAGCAGAGAATGGTGATGAGTTTTATGTAGTAACGGTTGCTTACTACACGACTCAATTCGAAGGAACCTTTAAAATGGATCGGTCAGAATCTATAAAATTTGAGTATTTTGAACCTGAACAACTACCAGAAAACATTGTAAAAAGTCATAAAACCATCTTGAAAGACTATTTCAAGATGAAAAATAACAATTGA